In Pogoniulus pusillus isolate bPogPus1 chromosome 20, bPogPus1.pri, whole genome shotgun sequence, the following are encoded in one genomic region:
- the SNX20 gene encoding sorting nexin-20, producing the protein MEQDSHCTAERELLEAGNRIPAFSITSPSDEEQNQPKAEIPCQVRKDDLERDDLQDSNACLGPNSSMTTKELQEYWRNEKRQCRQVKLLFEIPSTRIVEHHLAKYVMYKIIILQTGSFDSNKSVIERRYSDFEKLHRNLLEEFSEEMEDLTFPKKTLTGNFTEEIINERKLAFKDYLRLLYSMKYIRRSKQFLDFLTRPELREAYGCLRGGQYTRALQILSQVVGLQERLTRGNPISVVPTLCAIVVCYKDLDNPASAFEYGERALSRLQVHTSHRYYIPLLETMIALAYELGKDFLSLQEKLEEWKAKKDPVRVFTLKELAVREYVQ; encoded by the exons ATGGAACAAGACTCACAttgcacagcagagagggaactTCTGGAAGCTGGAAACAGAATTCCTGCATTTTCTATCACAAGTCCATCTGATGAAGAACAAAATCAACCCAAAGCTGAAATTCCATGTCAAGTGAGAAAAGATGACCTGGAAAGAGATGACCTGCAAG ATTCCAATGCATGCCTAGGTCCCAACTCCTCGATGACCACTAAGGAGCTTCAAGAATACTGGAGGAATGAAAAACGCCAATGCAGACAAGTCAAACTCCTGTTTGAAATCCCCTCAACCAGAATTGTAGAGCATCACTTAGCTAAATATGTG ATGTATAAAATCATCATTTTGCAAACAGGGAGTTTTGACAGCAACAAGTCTGTAATTGAACGGCGTTACTCAGATTTTGAGAAACTGCACAGAAATCTGCTGGAGGAGTTCAGTGAGGAAATGGAAGATTTGACCTTTCCCAAAAAAACTCTAACAGGGAACTTCACAGAAGAAATAATCAACGAGAGAAAATTAGCTTTCAAGGATTACCTGAGACTTCTATATTCTATGAAATATATCCGAAGATCCAAACAATTTCTTGACTTTTTAACAAGGCCAGAGCTTCGGGAAGCATATGGCTGCCTGCGGGGTGGCCAGTACACCAGAGCTTTGCAAATCCTGTCACAAgtggttgggctgcaggaaaggCTGACGAGAGGCAACCCTATCTCAGTTGTCCCTACTCTCTGTGCTATCGTGGTGTGCTACAAGGACCTGGACAATCCAGCAAGTGCCTTTGAATACGGAGAAAGAGCTCTATCACGCCTTCAAGTTCATACCAGTCACAGGTATTACATTCCATTGTTAGAAACAATGATCGCTTTGGCATATGAACTTGGGAAGGATTTTCTGTCTTTGCAAGAAAAACTGGAAGAATGGAAGGCAAAAAAAGATCCTGTAAGGGTTTTTACCCTGAAAGAACTTGCAGTGCGGGAGTACGTGCAATGA